GACGGGAAAATGATCGCTGGGGTACTGCCCCATTCGCGAATAGGTGACCACTTGAACGGCCCGGACGGAAACCGGTCCGCGGTGGAGGATCCAATCGATCCGGCGGTCGTTGGCGATTTCACCCTGATAATTGTGGAAGGTGTTGACCTTGGGACCGCGCACTTCGGGGGCGCCCTTCCAGGCATCGGCGAACGCGTCGGGCCGCACGAGGATATCGTAGGCTTTGTTGTTTCCCGCTTCGGCGTTGAAATCTCCCACCAGCAGAAAGGGGAGGGCGGCGTCCAACTTCTTGGAACGTTCGAGAATGAGCGCGGCGGCCTTTTCCCGTGCCGTTTGATTCGCATGATCCAGGTGGGTGTTCCAAAAGAAAAATTCGAGGCCGGTCGAGCGGTTCTTGAACCGCACCCAGGTCACCATGCGTCGATTGCTGTGACCCCACGTCGAGGAACCCATGGTTTCCGGAGTGTCCGACAGCCAGAAATGATCGTAAGCCATGGGCTCGAACCGGTCCTTCCGATAAAAGACCGCCATGAACTCTCCGCGGCTGCCGCCATCCCGTCCGAGTCCGATCCAATCGTAGCCCGGCAAATCGGACGCTAAATCCTTCAATTGACGATACACCCCCTCCTGGGTGCCGATGAGATCCGGGGCCACGGATTCGATGCAGGCCCGCATCACGGGGCGGCGGGCGGGCCAGGCATTGGGAGGATTCTCGCTGGCGTAGCGCAAGTTGAAGCTCATGGCGAAGAGTTCGTTGCCGGGATCCGTTGGGGCGGGCGCCGCGAAGGCGCCAAATCCCAGCAGCAGCCCCGCGATCAAGGCGGGAATCGGATGATTCATGCCGTCAAACTACCAGGAGGGAGCCTCTCTGGCATAGAACATTAGCGTGCCGCACAAACTTTCACTCTGAGGTGAAAAAATTCGCAGTTTCATGACATCTTTACGGTGTCTTGTCGGCATGCCTTCATTCCGAAAGAAAAATGGCCGCTTCCACCTCCATCTCGACACTGCCGAAGACGTCTCCGCCCACGGCGGCCAAGTCCTCTTGAACTGCCCGGCCAAGCGCTTCCATGTCTGGGAACGTCTCTTCACGATCGAGGCCCTTGATCCCCGCGAGCGGCTCTCCTCTGGATTCAGTCCGCTCTCCCTCCTATCCCCAATGGTTCAGGGGACTGCTTCTGGCACCACATCCCTTGCTGACATGGAGCGCT
This Verrucomicrobiota bacterium DNA region includes the following protein-coding sequences:
- a CDS encoding endonuclease/exonuclease/phosphatase family protein, whose amino-acid sequence is MSFNLRYASENPPNAWPARRPVMRACIESVAPDLIGTQEGVYRQLKDLASDLPGYDWIGLGRDGGSRGEFMAVFYRKDRFEPMAYDHFWLSDTPETMGSSTWGHSNRRMVTWVRFKNRSTGLEFFFWNTHLDHANQTAREKAAALILERSKKLDAALPFLLVGDFNAEAGNNKAYDILVRPDAFADAWKGAPEVRGPKVNTFHNYQGEIANDRRIDWILHRGPVSVRAVQVVTYSRMGQYPSDHFPVAAWVKLGP